A region from the Linepithema humile isolate Giens D197 chromosome 1, Lhum_UNIL_v1.0, whole genome shotgun sequence genome encodes:
- the LOC105679781 gene encoding facilitated trehalose transporter Tret1-like, protein MTMGTTTTVRADESSSKPLFVTLPNKEKEEYVSTNIKSSGLEGKERKHFQFLISLCAALGGMQAGITLGWSSPILPYLTSKESFLPELSDDQISWISSLLALGAIVGAVPAGKIADRLGRKWAIILTAVPFTASWLTLALTGNVASIYAARFIGGIGAGAACVLVPVYVGEIAQASIRGALGAFFPLLFSSGIVFAYAVGAYCSYVVFNVACCAILLPFVLGASFMPESPMWLIQRGRKIQAARVLTILRGPHYDIAKEITVLQDDADRMVNANGGFKDLVGTKAGRRAVITCMGLMAFQQLCGVDAVLFYTVNIFQAADSTIDPFVAAIIVGITEVLITLFVAVVIDRFGRKPLLMISGVMMTACLGVLGYYFKLKDGGSDVSAFGWLPLTSLALFNVVFSIGYGSVPFAVISEIFPPETKGVASSMSIVVHWSLVFIVTKLFPTMEDKMGQAATFWTFSFFTITSVAFAYFVVPETKGKTLQEIQRKLERRH, encoded by the exons atgACGATGGGAACTACCACGACAGTGCGCGCTGATGAGTCTTCGTCGAAACCACTTTTTGTTACTCTGCCGaataaagaaaaggaagagTACGTGTCGACTAACATCAAGTCTTCCGGCTTGGAGGGCAAAGAAAGGAAACACTTTCAATTTCTAATCAGTTTGTGTg CTGCGCTGGGCGGCATGCAGGCCGGTATAACGCTCGGCTGGTCGTCACCGATCTTGCCGTATCTCACGTCAAAGGAGTCCTTCCTCCCCGAATTATCCGATGATCAGATCTCGTGGATATCATCCCTGCTGGCGTTGGGCGCCATCGTGGGCGCCGTACCGGCCGGCAAGATCGCCGATCGACTCGGCCGAAAATGGGCCATCATCCTGACAGCTGTGCCGTTCACGGCCTCCTGGCTCACTCTGGCGTTGACCGGAAACGTCGCCAGCATATACGCCGCCCGGTTCATCGGCGGAATCGGCGCCGGTGCAGCGTGCGTCCTCGTGCCGGTTTACGTCGGTGAAATCGCCCAGGCGTCGATTCGTGGCGCCCTGGGCGCCTTCTTCCCGTTGCTCTTCTCCTCAGGCATCGTTTTCGCATACGCAGTAGGCGCGTACTGCTCTTACGTAGTCTTCAATGTCGCTTGCTGCGCGATCCTGCTGCCGTTCGTCCTGGGCGCGTCTTTTATGCCGGAGTCGCCGATGTGGCTGATACAGCGAGGCCGTAAAATCCAGGCCGCCCGAGTCCTAACGATTTTACGAGGACCTCATTACGACATCGCAAAGGAGATAACTGTTCTTCAGGACGACGCAGACAGGATGGTAAACGCAAATGGTGGTTTCAAAGACCTCGTCGGGACCAAAGCCGGACGTCGAGCTGTTATCACTTGCATGGGACTTATGGCTTTCCAGCAACTATGCGGCGTGGACGCGGTTCTCTTCTACACAGTCAACATTTTCCAAGCAGCCGACAGTACGATCGATCCCTTCGTGGCGGCAATTATCGTCGGAATTACCGAAGTGTTGATAACGCTATTCGTTGCTGTTGTGATCGACAG ATTCGGCCGAAAGCCGCTTCTAATGATATCCGGCGTGATGATGACCGCTTGTCTAGGTGTCCTGGGCTATTATTTCAAGCTTAAAGACGGAGGAAGTGACGTTAGCGCCTTTGGCTGGCTGCCACTGACCAGTCTCGCTCTCTTCAACGTCGTCTTCTCAATTGGTTACGGCTCCGTGCCGTTTGCAGTAATAAGCGAGATATTTCCGCCGGAAACCAAAGGTGTTGCCAGCAGCATGTCGATCGTGGTGCACTGGAGTCTGGTGTTCATCGTCACCAAACTGTTTCCCACCATGGAGGACAAGATGGGTCAGGCCGCGACTTTCTGGACGTTTTCATTCTTCACCATCACGTCTGTGGCTTTCGCGTACTTTGTAGTGCCGGAGACGAAGGGCAAAACGTTGCAAGAGATACAGAGAAAACTCGAACGAAGACACTAA